One genomic segment of Myotis daubentonii chromosome 14, mMyoDau2.1, whole genome shotgun sequence includes these proteins:
- the LOC132215186 gene encoding serine protease 46-like, which produces MGTSGAGHQLSMACGLGDLHGLSSPLSFARIGNPLIVEEPWFWGCGQTNLSCKMVKGKLVEAGKWPWQVSILFMGMYICSGSVIHHQWVLTAAHCLERSLDASKYSVIVGAQHLPANGTQLPLIRLVIHENFKDLISDDIALLKLKDPILWSPLVQPICLPTTKLVPSIGASCWAIVWGRPSVKVPPRPPYSLQEVSVKIIKSEICNQQYQFLFLKGQKKFIGKDMLCASLEWGVDSCQVNSGSSLVCQVNKTWVQMGVESWSFSCKQHHFPNIYTSTSHFTQWIKQQITDVKFISRAHPAFLSPALCTGYILLVSLGSLWLL; this is translated from the exons ATGGGGACCAGCGGCGCCGGGCACCAGCTGTCCATGGCGTGCGGGCTGGGAGACCTTCACGGCCTCTCATCTCCATTATCTTTTGCCAGAATTGGAAACCCACTCATTGTGGAAG AGCCCTGGTTCTGGGGCTGTGGTCAGACCAACCTGTCCTGCAAGATGGTGAAGGGGAAGCTGGTGGAGGCAGGCAAGTGGCCGTGGCAGGTGAGCATCCTGTTCATGGGCATGTACATCTGCAGTGGCTCCGTCATCCACCACCAGTGGGTCCTCACGGCCGCGCACTGCCTGGAGAG GTCCCTGGATGCCAGCAAATACTCGGTGATTGTGGGAGCCCAGCACCTCCCAGCAAATGGCACTCAGCTCCCCCTCATTCGACTGGTGATTCACGAGAATTTCAAGGACCTCATCTCCGATGACATTGCCCTCCTGAAGCTCAAGGACCCCATCCTCTGGTCACCCCTTGTCCAGCCCATCTGCCTCCCAACCACCAAGCTCGTGCCATCTATTGGAGCCTCATGCTGGGCCATCGTGTGGGGACGGCCATCCGTGAAAG tgCCCCCAAGGCCCCCCTACAGTCTTCAGGAAGTTTCTGTCAAGATAATAAAAAGTGAGATCTGCAATCAGCAGTATCAGTTCCTCTTCTTGAAGGGCCAGAAGAAGTTCATCGGGAAAGATATGCTGTGTGCCAGCTTAGAATGGGGCGTAGACTCTTGCCAG GTTAACTCCGGCAGCTCCCTGGTCTGCCAAGTGAACAAGACGTGGGTCCAGATGGGGGTGGAGAGCTGGAGCTTCAGCTGTAAGCAGCACCACTTCCCCAACATCTACACCAGCACCTCCCACTTCACCCAGTGGATCAAGCAGCAGATCACGGACGTCAAGTTCATCAGCAGGGCCCACCCTGCCTTCCTGAGCCCCGCCTTGTGCACTGGCTACATCCTGCTGGTCTCCTTGGGCTCCCTGTGGCTCCTGTGA